The DNA region GCCCGGTGGACCCCACCGAGTTGGACGATCTGATGTCCAGCCTGGTTCGGGCCGGTGTCGCGGTACACGGCGCCGGTGACCGCCGCGCCCGGCATCCGGTGGCGCTGCGCGTGCACGGCCGCGGGCCACTGTCGGACCTGCTGGTGGAGTCGCTGCGGTGTTCGAGCGCCGTCGTCCGGCACACCAGCCACTCGCATGCGGCGATCAGCGGCGCCGGCACCGATCTGGTGGTGCTGTCGGACTATCTGGTGACCGACCCGCGGCTGGTGCGGGAACTGCACACCGAGCGCGTACCGCACCTGCCGGTGCGGGTGCGCGACGGGATCGGGGTGGTCGGCCCGCTGGTGCTGCCCGGAGCCACCAGTTGCCTGGCCTGCGCGGATCTGCATCGCCGGGATCGGGATTCGGCGTGGCCGGCGGTGGCCGCCCAACTTCGGCACACCGTCGCCCACGCCGACCGACCGACGGTGCTGGCCACCGTGGCCCTGGCGCTCAAGCAGGT from Mycolicibacter sp. MU0083 includes:
- a CDS encoding TOMM precursor leader peptide-binding protein; the encoded protein is MAPACITLDPRLPVLLRPDGTVQVGWDPRRAVLVQPPRGLTTAALATVLRCMQIPTTAAALCREAGQHGPVDPTELDDLMSSLVRAGVAVHGAGDRRARHPVALRVHGRGPLSDLLVESLRCSSAVVRHTSHSHAAISGAGTDLVVLSDYLVTDPRLVRELHTERVPHLPVRVRDGIGVVGPLVLPGATSCLACADLHRRDRDSAWPAVAAQLRHTVAHADRPTVLATVALALKQVDSVIDAVRGTAAGGPVAAPPTLNATLELDLTAGSIVTRRWTRHPLCDC